A segment of the Deinococcota bacterium genome:
CCTGACCTGGGCCCAGGCCTTGGACGAGGGGCGGCGGCTCGATGAGGCCGATGGCAAGCTGGTCGACGCCAGGCTGGCAGCCATTCAAGCGGACGACACCGCCCTCCTTATCTACACCTCCGGCACCACCAGCCTGCCCAAGGGCGTGATGCTCAGCCACGCCAACCTGCTCTGGGCCTGCGAGGCCCTGGTCGCCGCCAACCCCATCTTTGAGCGTGACGAGTTCTTGTCCTTCTTGCCGCTCTCGCACATCGTCGAGCGGCTCATCTCGGTGGTGGCGCCCCTGCGCTTTGGCTATACCGTCAGCTTTACCGAGAACCTGGAGACCATCTTGGAGAACCTGCGCGAGATCAGGCCGACGGTCTTTTTCGCGGTGCCGCGCATCTGGGAAAAGCTCTACTCGCTGATCGAGCTGCACATGCAAGACGGTGACGCCGTGAAGCGGCTGGCCTACCGCCTCTCGCTGCGGGCGGCCCGGCGGCAGGGGGGGGTGCAGGCTGGGCTCGCCCGCCTCGCCGTCCTGCGCCTCTTGAAGGACCGCCTCGGCCTCGACCGGGTCAGGTTGGCGATCTCCGGGGCGGCGCCCATCTCGCCCGAGGTGCTCGCTTACTTTCGCGCCGTCGGCATCGACATCCGCGAGGGCTACGGCATGACCGAGAACTGCGGCCTCACCTCAATCCACCAGCGGCGGGTCAAGCTGGGCACCGTCGGCGAGCCCTTTCCCGGCGTCGAGGTGAGGCTGGCCGAGGACGGCGAGATCCTGGTGAGGAGCCCGGGCGTGTTTGCGGGCTACTACAAGAACCCCGAGGCCAGCGCCGAAGCCCTGCAAGGCGGCTGGCTCCACTCGGGCGACATCGGCTCCTTCGACGAGGACGGCCAGCTGCTGATCACCGACCGCAAAAAGGACCTGATCATCACCGCGGGCGGCAAGAACATCGCGCCGCAGATGCTCGAGAACAAGCTCAAGTCGTCGCTCTACATAGGCGACGCGGTGGTCGTCGGCGACGGGCGCAAGTAC
Coding sequences within it:
- a CDS encoding AMP-dependent synthetase/ligase; translated protein: LTWAQALDEGRRLDEADGKLVDARLAAIQADDTALLIYTSGTTSLPKGVMLSHANLLWACEALVAANPIFERDEFLSFLPLSHIVERLISVVAPLRFGYTVSFTENLETILENLREIRPTVFFAVPRIWEKLYSLIELHMQDGDAVKRLAYRLSLRAARRQGGVQAGLARLAVLRLLKDRLGLDRVRLAISGAAPISPEVLAYFRAVGIDIREGYGMTENCGLTSIHQRRVKLGTVGEPFPGVEVRLAEDGEILVRSPGVFAGYYKNPEASAEALQGGWLHSGDIGSFDEDGQLLITDRKKDLIITAGGKNIAPQMLENKLKSSLYIGDAVVVGDGRKYLVALLVLDEDSVSKWAQNQKIPFTTYRDLAANPEIYGLLEGEVNRVNRAVASAETIKRFAVLPKRLYHEDGEVTATLKVRRASIVEKYGDLIASLYR